In the Prochlorococcus sp. MIT 1307 genome, one interval contains:
- the argC gene encoding N-acetyl-gamma-glutamyl-phosphate reductase, whose protein sequence is MDGSNSRVAIVGASGYGGLQSIRLLNDHPYFNVTYLAGDKSAGRRWNELCPFLPLENNPSIEKADPEKISKNADFAILSLPNGLASQIVPELLERNVRVLDLSADYRYNSLEQWKQIYIKESKLYNRRDHDLCNEAIYGLSEWNTNQISKARIVSSPGCFPTASLLPLLPFLKQGLIYNDGLIIDSKTGTSGGGRSPKEALLLSEASEAISPYGVIGHRHTSEIEEQATLVAGQEIQLQFTPHLVPMVRGILSTVYGRLRDPGLTADDCLTVLETVYRDQPNIGIMQVGTYPSTKWVRQTNRALLSVQVDSRTGQLVLISVIDNLVKGQAGQGIQNLNIMAGLPQETGLPLKPFYP, encoded by the coding sequence ATGGATGGCTCAAATAGTCGGGTCGCGATTGTTGGAGCTTCAGGTTATGGAGGTCTTCAATCCATAAGACTTTTAAATGATCATCCATATTTCAATGTTACATATTTGGCTGGAGACAAAAGTGCTGGTAGGCGATGGAATGAACTTTGTCCTTTTTTGCCTTTAGAAAACAATCCTTCTATAGAAAAAGCAGATCCAGAAAAAATATCTAAAAATGCAGATTTTGCAATACTTAGTCTTCCAAATGGCTTAGCAAGTCAAATTGTGCCTGAACTTTTAGAGCGCAATGTAAGAGTTCTAGATTTATCAGCGGATTATAGATACAATTCTCTGGAACAATGGAAGCAAATATACATTAAAGAGTCAAAATTATACAATCGTAGGGATCATGATTTATGTAATGAGGCTATATATGGACTTTCCGAGTGGAATACAAACCAGATATCTAAAGCAAGAATAGTTTCCTCTCCAGGTTGTTTTCCTACAGCTAGTTTACTTCCTTTATTACCTTTCCTTAAACAGGGGTTAATTTATAACGATGGTCTAATAATTGATTCTAAGACGGGGACATCAGGTGGAGGTCGCTCTCCTAAGGAGGCTTTACTTCTTTCTGAAGCTTCAGAAGCAATTTCACCTTATGGTGTAATTGGTCATAGACATACCTCTGAAATAGAGGAGCAAGCTACTTTAGTTGCAGGTCAAGAAATTCAACTACAATTTACACCTCACTTAGTTCCAATGGTTAGAGGTATACTTTCTACTGTTTATGGAAGATTAAGAGATCCTGGACTTACAGCTGATGATTGCTTGACAGTCCTAGAGACTGTTTATAGAGATCAACCTAATATAGGAATAATGCAAGTAGGAACATATCCATCGACTAAATGGGTTAGGCAAACAAATAGAGCATTATTATCAGTACAAGTTGACTCGAGAACTGGTCAGCTTGTACTGATAAGTGTAATAGATAACTTAGTTAAAGGACAGGCAGGACAAGGAATTCAAAATTTAAATATAATGGCAGGATTGCCCCAGGAAACTGGACTTCCTTTAAAACCTTTCTACCCATAA